A region from the Vicia villosa cultivar HV-30 ecotype Madison, WI linkage group LG3, Vvil1.0, whole genome shotgun sequence genome encodes:
- the LOC131661395 gene encoding ubinuclein-1 isoform X2 yields the protein MTEEKKPSSSFVKIGDRQLFTVELRPGETTIVSWKKLLKDAAKSNGSASTSQQSRPEAVPGQPAEVEENDEAQPHRFSAVIEKIERLYMGKDSSDDEDLPDVPDDDQYDTEDSFIDDAELDEYFQVDHSKVKHDGFFVNRGKLERTDEPPVIPNQQPKKRRRKDIVKNPGENNNDHGSNKHVKVGKAASGKTTFVQARNVPDEHYEDLKIHNHSDIYGVSSKKKIADTKPILVSAVSLKTSSDDVPAAMSEAKDADKKKIGTLQSKNTSESFDASHQKYHEKGAYVQSKSQPGRASKSTDNLENNSRVKEKNGMRQLPDLNLTVGKWATKAAKSEYMHRKDGSSVRPKSSMLEKTLVELEKMVAESRPPAADVEADNSSQAVKRRLPREIKLKLAKVARIAASHGKVSKELINRLMSILGHLMQLRTLKRNLKIMINMGLSAKQDDDDRFQRIKKEVVDMIKMQAPASESKQQQKAGASGDVQEFGPDGKAITKRSLGMDAALEDKICDLYDIFVDGLDENAGPQIRKLYAELAELWPTGYMDNHGIKRGICRAKERRRASYTKNKEKIKRKKLLASRQEDSVQLDTGSITSQQNQQEKLAPELTSHAFTSTNKPISNTSTVQVPIHMNGVKPEKAKGSSSSSLDDVRVADGILTKKLKRKPELEFEGANGGPERLVSLQGEERPRPQKPSSGVPTKSNVQPTSLPGLELSS from the exons ATGACCGAAGAGAAGAAACCTTCTTCGTCGTTCGTCAAGATTGGTGACCGGCAATTGTTTACGGTGGAGCTCCGGCCGGGAGAGACCACCATAGTGTCGTGGAAGAAGCTCTTGAAGGATGCTGCCAAGTCGAACGGATCGGCTTCCACATCGCAACAGTCCCGGCCGGAGGCTGTTCCG GGGCAACCCGCAGAGGTTGAGGAAAATGATGAAGCTCAGCCACATCGTTTCAGTGCTGTAATAGAGAAGATTGAACGCCTTTACATG GGGAAGGATAGCAGTGACGATGAGGATCTGCCTGATGTGCCTGATGATGATCAGTATGATACTGAAGATTCTTTTATAGATGACGCAGAGCTG GACGAATATTTTCAGGTTGATCATTCCAAAGTCAAACATGATGGATTCTTTGTAAATAGGGGGAAATTGGAACGCAC TGATGAACCTCCTGTAATACCCAACCAGCAACCAAAGAAAAGGCGCAGAAAAGATATAGTGAAGAATCCAGGTGAAAATAATAATGACCATGGATCAAACAAACATGTTAAAGTGGGCAAGGCAGCATCTGGGAAAACAACTTTCGTACAGGCAAGGAATGTACCCGATGAACACTATGAAGACTTGAAAATTCATAATCATTCCGATATCTATGGAGTTAGTTCCAAAAAGAAAATTGCTGATACTAAACCCATATTGGTCTCTGCCGTCTCTTTGAAAACTTCAAGTGATGATGTCCCTGCTGCCATGTCAGAAGCCAAAGATGCTGATAAGAAGAAGATAGGAACTTTGCAATCTAAAAACACAAGTGAATCATTTGATGCATCTCATCAGAAGTACCATGAAAAAGGTGCTTATGTACAATCCAAATCCCAGCCTGGAAGAGCCTCGAAGAGTACTGATAATTTAGAAAATAACAGTCGGGTGAAAGAAAAAAATGGTATGCGGCAACTGCCGGATCTTAACCTGACTGTGGGAAAGTGGGCTACTAAAGCAGCA AAATCTGAATACATGCACAGGAAAGATGGGTCTAGTGTTAGGCCAAAATCTTCAATGCTTGAGAAGACTCTTGTCGAGTTAGAGAAAATGGTTGCAGAGT CAAGGCCCCCTGCAGCGGACGTGGAGGCCGATAATTCATCCCAGGCAGTCAAAAGGAGGTTGCCTAGAGAAATAAAGCTAAAGCTTGCTAAAGTTGCTAGAATAGCG GCAAGCCATGGAAAAGTATCAAAAGAGTTGATTAACCGCCTTATGAGTATTCTTGGGCACTTAATGCAACTCAGAACATTAAAG agaaatttaaaaataatgatCAATATGGGCCTGTCAGCAAAGCAGGATGATGACGATAGGTTTCAACGAATAAAAAAGGAAGTTGTTGATATGATTAAGATGCAGGCTCCAGCTTCGGAATCCAAG CAACAGCAGAAAGCTGGAGCATCAGGTGATGTTCAAGAATTTGGTCCTGATGGAAAAGCAATAACTAAAAGGAGTCTTGGTATGGACGCCGCTTTGGAGGACAAGATTTGTGATCTCTATGATATTTTTGTTGAT GGCTTGGATGAAAATGCAGGTCCACAGATCAGAAAGTTATATGCAGAG CTTGCAGAATTATGGCCAACTGGTTACATGGACAACCATGGGATCAAACGTGGAATTTGCAGGGCAAAAGAGAGGCGCAGAGCATCGTACACAAAAAATAAG GAAAAAATTAAGAGGAAGAAGTTGCTGGCATCAAGGCAAGAGGATAGCGTTCAACTTGATACTGGCTCAATTACATCACAGCAGAACCAACAAGAGAAATTAGCTCCAGAATTAACCAGTCATGCTTTTACTTCAACAAACAAGCCCATATCTAATACGAGCACTGTCCAGGTCCCCATTCACATGAATGGTGTAAAGCCAGAAAAAGCAAAGGGAAGTTCAAGCAGTTCCCTGGATGATGTCCGTGTTGCTGATGGCATTTTGAcaaagaagctgaagagaaagcCAGAACTTGAGTTTGAAGGAGCAAATGGTGGGCCTGAGAGGCTGGTTTCTTTGCAGGGAGAAGAAAGGCCCCGGCCCCAGAAGCCGTCTTCTGGTGTTCCCACCAAATCAAATGTTCAGCCGACATCCCTCCCAGGTCTTGAACTGTCAAGCTAA
- the LOC131658044 gene encoding uncharacterized protein LOC131658044: MTLCKIIFHHGGEFVRDNFVFYRGGDVLTVHGQDSDTWSFYEAMSLVLQLGFDGGRIRMWRKIEGIDENFFHLTDDLHVTEIAKHCILHNVEGHIWLEHFVGDNTKWAEKPNIVDVGEVSEDDDSPGVRFGDNKEERVNDDNEGFVVVEVERPDVGNRVEVAGKNLRYKLRANKDESTLRSPKKIKLCVPSRVLGDKPSSSSLV; the protein is encoded by the coding sequence ATGACGCTGTGCAAAATAATCTTTCACCATGGTGGTGAGTTCGTGCGTGATAACTTCGTATTCTACAGAGGAGGAGATGTACTGACTGTTCATGGGCAAGATTCAGATACCTGGTCATTCTACGAAGCAATGAGTTTAGTTCTCCAGCTTGGCTTTGATGGAGGTCGAATCAGAATGTGGAGGAAAATAGAAGGTATTGATGAAAACTTTTTTCACTTGACTGATGATCTTCATGTTACAGAAATTGCAAAGCACTGTATCTTGCACAATGTTGAGGGGCATATTTGGCTAGAACATTTTGTTGGAGACAACACAAAGTGGGCTGAGAAACCAAATATAGTTGATGTTGGTGAAGTGAGTGAAGATGATGACTCTCCAGGGGTAAGGTTTGGGGACAACAAGGAAGAAAGAGTGAATGATGACAATGAAGGATTTGTGGTTGTGGAGGTTGAAAGACCAGATGTTGGTAATAGGGTTGAAGTGGCAGGTAAGAATCTTAGGTACAAGTTAAGAGCTAACAAGGATGAATCAACTTTAAGGTCTCCCAAAAAAATAAAGTTGTGTGTTCCTTCAAGGGTGCTTGGGGACAAACCTAGTTCATCAAGTTtagtttaa
- the LOC131661395 gene encoding ubinuclein-1 isoform X1, with the protein MTEEKKPSSSFVKIGDRQLFTVELRPGETTIVSWKKLLKDAAKSNGSASTSQQSRPEAVPGQPAEVEENDEAQPHRFSAVIEKIERLYMGKDSSDDEDLPDVPDDDQYDTEDSFIDDAELDEYFQVDHSKVKHDGFFVNRGKLERTDEPPVIPNQQPKKRRRKDIVKNPGENNNDHGSNKHVKVGKAASGKTTFVQARNVPDEHYEDLKIHNHSDIYGVSSKKKIADTKPILVSAVSLKTSSDDVPAAMSEAKDADKKKIGTLQSKNTSESFDASHQKYHEKGAYVQSKSQPGRASKSTDNLENNSRVKEKNGMRQLPDLNLTVGKWATKAAKSEYMHRKDGSSVRPKSSMLEKTLVELEKMVAESRPPAADVEADNSSQAVKRRLPREIKLKLAKVARIAASHGKVSKELINRLMSILGHLMQLRTLKRNLKIMINMGLSAKQDDDDRFQRIKKEVVDMIKMQAPASESKQQQKAGASGDVQEFGPDGKAITKRSLGMDAALEDKICDLYDIFVDGLDENAGPQIRKLYAELAELWPTGYMDNHGIKRGICRAKERRRASYTKNKDQEKIKRKKLLASRQEDSVQLDTGSITSQQNQQEKLAPELTSHAFTSTNKPISNTSTVQVPIHMNGVKPEKAKGSSSSSLDDVRVADGILTKKLKRKPELEFEGANGGPERLVSLQGEERPRPQKPSSGVPTKSNVQPTSLPGLELSS; encoded by the exons ATGACCGAAGAGAAGAAACCTTCTTCGTCGTTCGTCAAGATTGGTGACCGGCAATTGTTTACGGTGGAGCTCCGGCCGGGAGAGACCACCATAGTGTCGTGGAAGAAGCTCTTGAAGGATGCTGCCAAGTCGAACGGATCGGCTTCCACATCGCAACAGTCCCGGCCGGAGGCTGTTCCG GGGCAACCCGCAGAGGTTGAGGAAAATGATGAAGCTCAGCCACATCGTTTCAGTGCTGTAATAGAGAAGATTGAACGCCTTTACATG GGGAAGGATAGCAGTGACGATGAGGATCTGCCTGATGTGCCTGATGATGATCAGTATGATACTGAAGATTCTTTTATAGATGACGCAGAGCTG GACGAATATTTTCAGGTTGATCATTCCAAAGTCAAACATGATGGATTCTTTGTAAATAGGGGGAAATTGGAACGCAC TGATGAACCTCCTGTAATACCCAACCAGCAACCAAAGAAAAGGCGCAGAAAAGATATAGTGAAGAATCCAGGTGAAAATAATAATGACCATGGATCAAACAAACATGTTAAAGTGGGCAAGGCAGCATCTGGGAAAACAACTTTCGTACAGGCAAGGAATGTACCCGATGAACACTATGAAGACTTGAAAATTCATAATCATTCCGATATCTATGGAGTTAGTTCCAAAAAGAAAATTGCTGATACTAAACCCATATTGGTCTCTGCCGTCTCTTTGAAAACTTCAAGTGATGATGTCCCTGCTGCCATGTCAGAAGCCAAAGATGCTGATAAGAAGAAGATAGGAACTTTGCAATCTAAAAACACAAGTGAATCATTTGATGCATCTCATCAGAAGTACCATGAAAAAGGTGCTTATGTACAATCCAAATCCCAGCCTGGAAGAGCCTCGAAGAGTACTGATAATTTAGAAAATAACAGTCGGGTGAAAGAAAAAAATGGTATGCGGCAACTGCCGGATCTTAACCTGACTGTGGGAAAGTGGGCTACTAAAGCAGCA AAATCTGAATACATGCACAGGAAAGATGGGTCTAGTGTTAGGCCAAAATCTTCAATGCTTGAGAAGACTCTTGTCGAGTTAGAGAAAATGGTTGCAGAGT CAAGGCCCCCTGCAGCGGACGTGGAGGCCGATAATTCATCCCAGGCAGTCAAAAGGAGGTTGCCTAGAGAAATAAAGCTAAAGCTTGCTAAAGTTGCTAGAATAGCG GCAAGCCATGGAAAAGTATCAAAAGAGTTGATTAACCGCCTTATGAGTATTCTTGGGCACTTAATGCAACTCAGAACATTAAAG agaaatttaaaaataatgatCAATATGGGCCTGTCAGCAAAGCAGGATGATGACGATAGGTTTCAACGAATAAAAAAGGAAGTTGTTGATATGATTAAGATGCAGGCTCCAGCTTCGGAATCCAAG CAACAGCAGAAAGCTGGAGCATCAGGTGATGTTCAAGAATTTGGTCCTGATGGAAAAGCAATAACTAAAAGGAGTCTTGGTATGGACGCCGCTTTGGAGGACAAGATTTGTGATCTCTATGATATTTTTGTTGAT GGCTTGGATGAAAATGCAGGTCCACAGATCAGAAAGTTATATGCAGAG CTTGCAGAATTATGGCCAACTGGTTACATGGACAACCATGGGATCAAACGTGGAATTTGCAGGGCAAAAGAGAGGCGCAGAGCATCGTACACAAAAAATAAG GATCAGGAAAAAATTAAGAGGAAGAAGTTGCTGGCATCAAGGCAAGAGGATAGCGTTCAACTTGATACTGGCTCAATTACATCACAGCAGAACCAACAAGAGAAATTAGCTCCAGAATTAACCAGTCATGCTTTTACTTCAACAAACAAGCCCATATCTAATACGAGCACTGTCCAGGTCCCCATTCACATGAATGGTGTAAAGCCAGAAAAAGCAAAGGGAAGTTCAAGCAGTTCCCTGGATGATGTCCGTGTTGCTGATGGCATTTTGAcaaagaagctgaagagaaagcCAGAACTTGAGTTTGAAGGAGCAAATGGTGGGCCTGAGAGGCTGGTTTCTTTGCAGGGAGAAGAAAGGCCCCGGCCCCAGAAGCCGTCTTCTGGTGTTCCCACCAAATCAAATGTTCAGCCGACATCCCTCCCAGGTCTTGAACTGTCAAGCTAA
- the LOC131661397 gene encoding 1-aminocyclopropane-1-carboxylate oxidase 5-like, whose translation MAVPVIDFSKLNGEERAKTMQQIANGCEEWGFFQLINHGISEELLERVKKVTTEFYKVEREENFKNSATVKLLNDIAEKKSSENLENVDWEDVITLLDDNEWPENTPSFRETMSEYRSELKKLAEKLTEVMDENLGLPKGYIKKALNGGEGDNAFFGTKVSHYPPCPYPELVNGLRAHTDAGGVILLFQDDKAGGLQMLKDGEWLDVQPLPNAIVINTGDQIEVLSNGRYKSCWHRVLSATEGNRRSIASFYNPPLKATISPAPQLAEKENQHVDDTYPKFVFGDYMSIYAEQKFLPKEPRFRAVKAI comes from the exons ATGGCAGTTCCAGTCATTGATTTCTCAAAGCTGAATGGTGAAGAAAGGGCCAAAACTATGCAACAGATTGCTAATGGCTGTGAAGAATGGGGATTCTTCCAG TTGATCAATCATGGCATTTCTGAGGAACTTCTTGAAAGAGTGAAGAAGGTTACCACTGAGTTCTATAAGGTGGAAAGAGAGGAGAACTTCAAGAACTCGGCAACGGTTAAGCTTCTGAATGATATAGCTGAAAAGAAAAGCAGTGAAAATTTGGAGAATGTGGACTGGGAGGATGTTATCACTCTGCTGGATGACAATGAATGGCCAGAAAATACACCAAGTTTCAG GGAAACCATGTCAGAATATCGGTCTGAGTTAAAGAAACTGGCGGAGAAGCTCACTGAAGTTATGGATGAGAATCTGGGCTTACCAAAAGGATACATTAAGAAAGCACTGAACGGGGGAGAAGGAGACAATGCTTTCTTTGGCACTAAGGTCAGCCACTACCCACCCTGTCCCTATCCAGAACTCGTGAACGGACTACGAGCTCACACGGATGCAGGAGGTGTCATCCTACTGTTCCAAGATGACAAGGCTGGAGgccttcaaatgctcaaagatggGGAATGGCTTGATGTCCAACCTTTGCCAAATGCCATTGTGATCAACACTGGGGATCAGATTGAGGTACTGAGCAATGGCAGATACAAGAGTTGTTGGCATAGGGTTCTGAGCGCTACAGAGGGGAACAGGAGGTCAATTGCTTCCTTCTATAACCCACCACTCAAAGCCACCATAAGTCCTGCACCACAATTGGCTGAAAAAGAAAACCAACATGTCGATGATACTTATCCTAAATTTGTTTTTGGTGACTACATGTCTATCTATGCTGAGCAGAAGTTTCTCCCCAAGGAACCAAGGTTTAGAGCTGTTAAAGCcatttga
- the LOC131661396 gene encoding NAD kinase 2, chloroplastic-like gives MLACSLCACNMAFSATFNNATIFPFRFQFHTNLTPRTTHLATAQLSNSFSFHSAFDSLNLKSIESHDASRLPWIGPVPGDIAEVEAYCRIFRNSESLHSALMDALCNPFTGECSVSDDVPSHEKPVLEDKIVSVLGCMVALVKGGREDVLSGRFSVMSRFRASEVSVVGETLPPLVDFRSEMKRCCESLHVALENYLVAGDDRGLEVWRKLQRLKNVCYDSGFSREEDYPCPAVFANWCPVYLSSSKEDLEGKESEADFWIGSQVTEEGLKWLLDRGYKTIVDLREETVKDDFYQAAVRDAVSSGSIELVKIPVEVGTAPKMEQVMRFASLVSDVSKRPIYLHSKEGVWRTSAMVSRWREYMAHSASQCVSNQAVISNDMLSDYTNDAGKLQDSEPAERSSLEKDTDLLQEDLGAIHSSVDSFDPSTSPNKINEETQSNRTLGGIFPNDRTSSQAMTADGESYSPTFSSKTNPLEAQVPPHDIFSKKEMARYFESKKISKLSCSSNQVKRLECLPDSRSMHNRRQQGQVIINSGHNPKVVGPAGSSNGSAQIAVGNKLKLVNMNASSSVRTTVNAFSEREMYCMPDANDIDNTTNSQRILADEDKAGEGLGFTEGDMCASSTGVVRLQSRKKAEMFLVRTDGFSCVREKVTESSLAFTHPSIQQQMLMWKSTPKTVLLLKKPGKHLMEEAKEVASFLYYQEKMNVFVEPDVHDIFARITGFGFVQTFYIQDTCDLHEKVDFVACLGGDGVILHASNLFRGAVPPVVSFNLGSLGFLTTHSFEDYKQDLRQIIHGNNKRDGVYITLRMRLRCEIFRKGKAMPGKVFDILNEVVVDRGSNPYLSKIECYEHDRLITKVQGDGVIIATPTGSTAYSTAAGGSMVHPNVPCMLFTPICPHSLSFRPVILPDSAQLELKIPEDARSNAWVSFDGKKRQQLSRGDSVRISMSQHPLPTVNKFDQTGDWFHSLIRCLNWNERLDQKAL, from the exons ATGTTGGCATGTAGTCTTTGCGCCTGTAACATGGCATTCTCCGCCACCTTCAACAATGCCACAATCTTTCCCTTCCGCTTCCAATTTCACACCAACCTCACTCCACGAACAACACACCTCGCCACCGCTCAACTCTCCAACTCCTTCTCCTTTCATTCCGCTTTCGATTCTCTG AATTTGAAGTCCATTGAATCCCATGATGCATCAAGGTTACCTTGGATTGGTCCAGTTCCGGGTGATATTGCTGAAGTGGAGGCATATTGTAGAATTTTTAGAAATTCTGAGAGCCTTCATTCTGCGTTAATGGATGCTTTATGTAACCCTTTCACTGGTGAATGTAGTGTTTCGGATGATGTTCCGTCTCATGAGAAACCTGTTCTAGAAGATAAAATAGTTTCTGTACTTGGATGTATGGTtgcacttgtcaagggtgggagAGAGGATGTTCTTTCTGGGAGATTTTCTGTTATGTCTCGCTTTCGGGCTTCTGAGGTTAGCGTTGTGGGGGAAACGCTACCCCCACTTGTGGATTTTAGGAGTGAGATGAAAAGGTGCTGTGAGAGTTTACATGTTGCTCTTGAGAACTATTTGGTTGCTGGTGATGATCGGGGTTTGGAGGTGTGGAGGAAACTTCAGAGACTGAAGAATGTTTGCTATGATTCTGGTTTTTCTCGTGAAGAGGATTATCCGTGTCCTGCAGTATTTGCAAACTGGTGTCCTGTATATTTGTCCAGTTCTAAAGAGGACTTGGAAGGAAAAGAATCTGAAGCTGATTTTTGGATAGGTAGCCAGGTAACCGAAGAAGGTCTTAAGTGGCTACTGGATAGAGGATATAAAACTATTGTGGATCTCAGAGAAGAGACAGTAAAAGATGATTTTTATCAAGCTGCTGTGCGTGATGCTGTTTCATCTGGAAGTATTGAATTGGTGAAAATCCCGGTTGAAGTTGGGACTGCGCCAAAAATGGAACAGGTTATGAGGTTTGCATCTCTTGTTTCTGATGTTAGCAAAAGGCCAATCTATCTGCACAGTAAAGAAGGAGTTTGGAGAACGTCTGCGATGGTTTCCAGATGGAGGGAATACATGGCCCACTCGGCATCACAGTGTGTTTCTAATCAAGCAGTTATTTCCAATGACATGTTATCAGATTATACAAATGATGCTGGGAAACTGCAGGATTCAGAGCCTGCTGAGAGATCCTCTCTGGAAAAAGATACTGATTTGTTGCAAGAGGATTTAGGTGCAATTCATAGTTCTGTTGACTCATTTGATCCGAGTACCTCTCCAAATAAGATTAATGAAGAAACACAAAGTAATAGGACCTTAGGTGGAATTTTCCCCAATGATAGGACTTCATCACAAGCCATGACTGCTGACGGGGAAAGTTACTCTCCAACTTTCTCAAGCAAAACTAACCCTTTGGAAGCTCAAGTTCCTCCTCATGACATCTTTTCCAAAAAAGAGATGGCCAGATATTTTGAAAGTAAGAAGATTTCAAAACTCTCTTGTTCCAGTAATCAAGTCAAAAGGTTGGAATGCTTGCCAGATTCAAGGAGCATGCATAATAGAAGACAGCAGGGGCAAGTGATTATCAACAGTGGTCATAATCCTAAAGTTGTGGGTCCAGCAGGAAGTTCCAATGGGTCAGCTCAGATTGCAGTTGGTAACAAGTTGAAGTTAGTGAATATGAATGCATCCAGTTCTGTAAGGACAACAGTAAATGCTTTTAGTGAAAGAGAAATGTATTGCATGCCTGATGCCAACGATATTGATAATACAACTAACTCTCAAAGGATTTTAGCCGATGAGGATAAGGCGGGGGAAGGCTTGGGATTCACTGAAGGGGACATGTGTGCATCTTCAACAGGAGTTGTAAGGCTGCAATCAAGAAAAAAAGCAGAGATGTTCCTAGTACGAACAGATGGATTTTCTTGTGTGCGAGAGAAGGTTACCGAATCTTCTTTGGCCTTCACGCATCCTAGCATTCAGCAACAAATGTTAATGTGGAAATCTACCCCAAAGACTGTTTTATTGTTGAAAAAGCCTGGGAAGCATCTCATGGAAGAAGCTAAAGAG GTTGCTTCTTTTTTATATTACCAAGAGAAAATGAACGTATTCGTGGAACCGGATGTGCATGATATATTTGCTAGAATTACAGGATTTGGATTCGTTCAGACCTTCTATATACAAGATACTTG TGATCTACACGAGAAAGTAGATTTTGTGGCATGTTTGGGGGGAGATGGCGTTATATTGCATGCTTCAAATCTATTTAGAGGTGCTGTTCCACCTGTTGTGTCATTTAATCTTGGTTCCCTTGGTTTTCTGACTACTCATAGT TTTGAAGACTACAAGCAGGACCTACGACAAATCATCCATGGAAATAATAAACGAGATGGTGTATACATCACTCTTAGAATGCGTCTCCGATGTGAAATTTTCCGTAAGGGCAAAGCTATGCCAGGGAAAGTATTTGATATTCTCAATGAAGTTGTTGTTGATCGGGGTTCTAATCCGTACCTTTCAAAGATTGAATGCTATGAACATGACAGGCTTATAACAAAA GTACAAGGTGATGGAGTGATCATAGCCACCCCTACCGGAAGCACTGCTTATTCTACAGCTGCTGGAGGTTCCATG GTCCATCCAAACGTTCCATGCATGCTGTTTACCCCAATCTGTCCACATTCACTCTCATTTCGACCAGTTATACTTCCAGATTCCGCCCAACTTGAATTAAAG ATTCCAGAGGATGCTAGAAGCAATGCCTGGGTTTCATTTGACGGGAAGAAAAGGCAACAGCTTTCAAGAGGAGATTCTGTACGAATATCAATGAGTCAGCATCCTCTTCCAACAGTTAACAAGTTTGACCAAACAGGTGATTGGTTTCATAGCTTGATTCGCTGCCTAAATTGGAATGAAAGACTTGACCAAAAGGCCCTATAA